From one Streptomyces sp. NBC_01478 genomic stretch:
- a CDS encoding dihydrofolate reductase family protein: MRKLIYGMNLTLDGYIAAPGDDIGWGGPPSDELFRFWSDQLQATDLSLYGRKLWQTMSSHWPTGDQQPGATPAEIEFARRWRDMSKVVFSSTIDKVDWNTRLVTGDAVAEITRLKAEDGGPMDIGGATLAGAAMRAGLIDEYVLATAPVLVGGGTPFFIALDNWVNLNLVETRTFPGGVILTRYETRR; the protein is encoded by the coding sequence ATGCGGAAACTGATCTACGGCATGAACCTGACTCTGGACGGCTACATCGCGGCGCCCGGTGACGACATCGGCTGGGGCGGACCGCCGAGCGACGAGCTGTTCCGGTTCTGGTCGGACCAGTTGCAGGCGACCGACCTGTCGCTGTACGGGCGCAAGCTGTGGCAGACGATGAGCTCCCACTGGCCGACCGGCGACCAGCAGCCGGGCGCCACCCCGGCGGAGATCGAGTTCGCGCGCCGCTGGCGGGACATGTCGAAGGTGGTGTTCTCCTCGACGATCGACAAGGTCGACTGGAACACCCGCCTGGTAACCGGCGACGCGGTTGCCGAGATCACCCGGCTCAAGGCCGAGGACGGCGGCCCGATGGACATCGGCGGCGCGACGCTCGCCGGGGCGGCCATGCGCGCCGGGCTGATCGACGAGTACGTGCTGGCCACCGCGCCGGTCCTGGTGGGCGGCGGCACACCGTTCTTCATCGCGCTGGACAACTGGGTGAACCTGAACCTGGTGGAGACGCGGACGTTTCCCGGCGGTGTGATCCTGACCAGGTACGAGACGAGGCGCTGA